The genomic DNA GTACACCACGTGCACTCCGGCCTTTTCCAGCTCACGCGCCCACTTGATGTTGGCCTGCTCGTCGAAGCGGGCCTTGATCTCCACCAGTGCCACCACCTGCTTGCCCGCTTCGGCGGCGTCGATCAGAGCGTTGACGATGGGGGAGTCGCCCGAGGTGCGGTAGAGGGTCTGCTTGATGGCGAGCACGTTCGGGTCGGCGGCGGCCTGCTCGATGAAACGCTGCACGGTGGTGGAGAACGAGTCATAGGGATGATGCACCAACACATCTCCGTCGCGGAGCGTGGAGAAGATGCTCTTGGGGGTCTCGCGCTCGCCGAAGGCCGGGGGAGTGGCCGGGACAAAGGTGCGGTCCTTGAGCGCAGGCCGGTCCACGCCGTAGATCTGCCACAGCGAGGACAGGTCCAGCAGTCCCGGGACCTCGATGACATCGCCGGGATGCACATCGAGTTCGCGCAGCAGCAGTTCGAGCATGTGCTCGGTCATGTCGTCGGCGACCTCGAGGCGTACCGGCGTGCCGAAGCGTCGTCGGGCCAATTCCCGCTCCAGGGCCTTGAGCAGATCCTCGTCCCGGTCTTCCTCGACCTCGAAATCGGCGTTGCGGGTGATGCGGAACGCGTGGTGCTCCACGATCTCCAAGCCGGGGAACAACACCGTCAGAAAGGCCGCGATCAGTTCCTCCATCGGCAGGAACCGCACCGCGGCCTTGCCGTTCTCGTCGGAGTCGCCGTCCCTGGCCGGGAGCTCGACGAACCGGTCGACGTTGTCGGGCACCTTGATGCGCGCGAAATGCTGTGTCTTGTCCTCGGGTTGGCGCACGGTGATGGCCAGGTTGAGGCTCAGACCGCTGACGAAGGGGAAGGGATGCGCCGGGTCGACCGCCAGTGGCGTCAGGACAGGGAACACCTGCTCGTGGAAGTAGGTCGACAGCCGGGTGCGTTCGGCCTCGTCGAGGTCGGCCCACGTGACCACGTGGATGCCCTCCTGGGCCAGAGCCGGGCGCACCGCGTCCAGGAAGACCCGGGCATGCCTGCTGGCGAGCTGTTGGGTGCGCTCACCGATCCGGCGGAGCTGTTCTCTCGGCGACAGGCCGTCGGCCGAGCGCACCGACAGACCCATT from Mycolicibacterium tokaiense includes the following:
- a CDS encoding RNA degradosome polyphosphate kinase, whose product is MIGAVTDAPQITDSTDSRSSGAATPESPPAATPAAAENALPEDRYLNRELSWLDFNARVLALAADPSLPLLERAKFLAIFSSNLDEFYMVRVAGLKRRDEMGLSVRSADGLSPREQLRRIGERTQQLASRHARVFLDAVRPALAQEGIHVVTWADLDEAERTRLSTYFHEQVFPVLTPLAVDPAHPFPFVSGLSLNLAITVRQPEDKTQHFARIKVPDNVDRFVELPARDGDSDENGKAAVRFLPMEELIAAFLTVLFPGLEIVEHHAFRITRNADFEVEEDRDEDLLKALERELARRRFGTPVRLEVADDMTEHMLELLLRELDVHPGDVIEVPGLLDLSSLWQIYGVDRPALKDRTFVPATPPAFGERETPKSIFSTLRDGDVLVHHPYDSFSTTVQRFIEQAAADPNVLAIKQTLYRTSGDSPIVNALIDAAEAGKQVVALVEIKARFDEQANIKWARELEKAGVHVVYGLIGLKTHCKTCLVVRREGSAIRRYCHIGTGNYNPKTARLYEDVGLLTAAPDIGADLTDLFNSLTGYSRKVSYRNLLVAPHGVRKGIIERIEREVAAAEDGAEARIRLKANALVDEQVIDALYRASQAGVQVEVVVRGICALRPGVPGFSENITVRSILGRFLEHSRIIHFRAINEFWIGSADMMHRNLDRRVEVMAQVKDPRLTAQLDDVFESAMDPATRCWELASDGSWTALPYEGETVRDHQVSLMSKHRHP